Proteins co-encoded in one Capnocytophaga ochracea DSM 7271 genomic window:
- a CDS encoding S41 family peptidase produces MKNKHYILPIFIGLSLALGLVLGRQLANFYIPKPPPPVPMPITDIDTMQENPYKVKLNRLIDYIEEDYVDKVNTDSIVDLTINSILRKLDPHSTYISKSDIQEVAETMSGKFVGVGISFYIYKDTIAVIKPIEGSDAMHKGIRFGDRILIAGKDTLFKKHLNTDKIKNILKGEMGSKVDLTIYRKSKDSLFKIGIERKFIPIKSIDCFYKVNDTLGYIRMNRFAETTNDEFASALKALEKEGINSLILDLRNNSGGFLNVGIQIADEFLAKDKMIVFTKNNRKEIEETYSTAGGLFENKPIFVLVNENSASASEIVAGALQDNDRGVIVGRRTFGKGLVQSEMPLPDGSAVRLTTARYYTPTGRSIQKPYNLRHQRRSFQIDNATVPDSLKFTTPKGKIVYGGGGIYPDVYVPVDMKPETYMVNEVLNSGLTNFFLFEYLDSHPSQNHKPQKSYFIGGYKVPKEMLNAFSKFLKERKINIDFKRNSNDISKYLKANLAEIWFNDNVAGLIRNQGDFYIESCLHYYKQKHPKNGTENPTKVVRRKAKKPIKRV; encoded by the coding sequence ATGAAAAACAAACACTACATACTCCCCATATTTATAGGCTTAAGTTTAGCATTAGGGCTTGTTTTAGGAAGACAGCTTGCGAATTTCTACATTCCCAAGCCTCCTCCACCCGTACCTATGCCTATTACTGATATAGATACGATGCAAGAGAACCCTTATAAAGTGAAATTAAACAGACTTATCGACTATATAGAAGAGGACTATGTAGATAAAGTAAATACCGATAGTATTGTAGACCTCACAATAAATAGTATTTTGCGCAAGTTAGATCCTCACTCCACTTATATCTCTAAAAGTGATATCCAAGAGGTAGCCGAAACAATGAGTGGTAAGTTCGTAGGTGTGGGTATTAGCTTTTATATTTACAAAGATACCATTGCCGTAATCAAACCTATTGAAGGAAGTGATGCAATGCACAAAGGTATTCGCTTTGGCGATCGTATTTTAATAGCAGGGAAAGATACCTTGTTTAAAAAACACTTAAATACTGATAAAATCAAAAATATTCTCAAAGGAGAAATGGGGTCAAAAGTAGATTTAACTATTTACCGAAAAAGTAAAGATAGTCTTTTTAAGATAGGTATTGAGCGAAAGTTTATTCCCATTAAAAGCATTGATTGTTTTTACAAAGTAAATGATACTTTAGGCTATATACGTATGAATAGGTTTGCCGAAACTACTAATGACGAATTTGCCTCAGCACTTAAAGCTTTGGAAAAAGAAGGTATTAACAGTTTAATTCTAGATTTGCGTAATAATTCTGGTGGTTTTCTCAATGTAGGAATTCAGATAGCCGATGAGTTCTTAGCAAAGGATAAGATGATTGTATTTACCAAAAACAATCGCAAAGAAATAGAAGAAACCTATTCTACTGCTGGCGGGTTATTCGAAAATAAACCCATATTTGTACTTGTCAATGAAAATAGCGCTTCAGCTAGTGAGATTGTAGCAGGAGCTTTACAGGATAACGATAGAGGTGTAATAGTAGGACGTAGAACTTTCGGCAAGGGATTAGTACAAAGCGAAATGCCTTTACCTGATGGTTCAGCAGTACGTCTTACTACCGCTCGCTACTACACTCCCACTGGACGTTCTATACAAAAGCCCTACAACTTGCGTCACCAGCGCAGAAGTTTCCAAATAGATAATGCTACAGTCCCCGATTCTTTAAAGTTTACAACTCCTAAAGGAAAAATAGTGTATGGTGGTGGTGGTATCTACCCTGATGTATATGTACCAGTAGATATGAAACCAGAAACCTATATGGTAAATGAAGTGCTAAACTCAGGACTTACGAACTTCTTTTTGTTTGAATACTTAGACAGTCACCCTTCTCAGAACCATAAGCCTCAAAAGTCTTATTTCATAGGGGGATACAAAGTGCCCAAAGAAATGCTCAACGCCTTTTCAAAGTTTTTAAAAGAGCGTAAAATCAACATAGATTTCAAACGAAACAGCAATGATATATCAAAATATCTAAAAGCTAACTTAGCTGAGATATGGTTTAACGATAATGTAGCAGGGCTTATCAGGAATCAAGGAGATTTTTACATAGAAAGCTGTCTACACTACTACAAACAAAAACACCCTAAAAATGGTACTGAAAATCCTACCAAAGTGGTAAGGAGAAAAGCCAAAAAACCTATAAAAAGAGTTTAA
- a CDS encoding protein-disulfide reductase DsbD family protein codes for MKKIITLIFVVLVAIANAQIHNPVKWKTAVEKISDNEYYLVATASIEAGWKLYAQNIPPKGPIPTSFAFEKSANFELMGKTEESKPIQKHDKVFDMEIAYFHNQAVFKQRIKIVKPITSIKATVEFMSCDDSNCLPPDTVDLEFFLSGAPVASKVATPQFTFGNNTDGNNTVPTTTVSQTTTTKAPNTTPISRQGLWTIFFISFLSGFAALLTPCVFPMIPMTVSYFTKQSKTKAKGVKNAVIYGTSIIVIYVLLGSAITAIFGADALNALASNFWFNLIFFLILVVFAISFLGAFEITLPSSWSTKVDAQADRSGFIGIFFMALALAIVSFSCTGPIVGTLLVQAASEGGIAPIIGMFGFSLAIALPFALFAAFPGWLHSLPKSGGWMNTVKVVLGFLELALAFKFLSNADLVLQYHWIEREVFIAIWIAVFGALSLYLFGKIRLPHDDATDRISVGRLLLGLLTLSFTVYMIPGLWGAPLNLINAFPPPQHYSESPYGVGYTADGGSTSVDEGALPEGAHLFKPHNIVTFDDYEKGLAYAKQVNKPVLLDFTGWSCVNCRKMEQNVWPNPQVLDALRNEVVLISLYVDDKRPLPESEVRPSQIREGKMIKTIGQKWSEFQTLHYKANTQPFYVLMNLQGENLVDPIGYTLDTDDPDEFYQWIKQGVSAFGK; via the coding sequence ATGAAGAAAATAATAACACTGATATTCGTAGTACTTGTAGCAATAGCAAATGCTCAAATACATAACCCTGTAAAATGGAAAACAGCGGTTGAAAAAATCAGCGATAACGAATATTATTTGGTAGCAACAGCTTCCATTGAGGCAGGCTGGAAACTCTACGCACAAAACATTCCGCCTAAAGGACCTATTCCTACCTCCTTTGCCTTTGAAAAAAGCGCAAACTTCGAGCTTATGGGTAAGACCGAAGAAAGTAAACCTATACAAAAACACGACAAGGTTTTTGATATGGAAATTGCTTATTTTCACAATCAAGCTGTCTTCAAACAACGCATCAAAATAGTAAAACCTATAACTTCTATAAAAGCAACGGTAGAGTTTATGAGCTGTGACGATAGTAACTGTTTACCTCCTGATACAGTAGATTTAGAGTTTTTCCTTTCGGGAGCTCCCGTTGCAAGCAAAGTGGCAACTCCTCAGTTTACTTTTGGTAATAATACCGACGGAAATAATACAGTTCCTACAACTACCGTAAGTCAGACTACAACAACAAAAGCTCCTAATACTACCCCTATCTCACGTCAAGGTCTGTGGACAATATTCTTTATATCTTTTCTTTCTGGCTTTGCTGCCTTGCTCACTCCTTGTGTATTCCCAATGATTCCTATGACGGTGAGTTATTTTACCAAACAGAGCAAAACTAAAGCCAAAGGTGTGAAGAATGCTGTGATCTATGGCACTTCTATCATTGTGATTTACGTATTGTTAGGCTCAGCTATTACTGCTATCTTTGGTGCAGATGCTTTGAATGCTTTAGCAAGTAATTTCTGGTTCAACCTCATCTTTTTCTTGATTTTGGTAGTGTTCGCTATTTCATTCTTAGGAGCGTTCGAAATTACTTTGCCTAGTTCGTGGAGTACCAAAGTAGATGCTCAAGCCGATCGCAGTGGTTTTATAGGCATCTTCTTTATGGCGTTGGCGTTAGCTATCGTATCATTCTCGTGCACAGGTCCTATTGTAGGTACTTTGTTAGTACAAGCTGCTTCCGAAGGGGGGATCGCTCCTATTATTGGTATGTTCGGCTTCTCATTGGCAATAGCCTTGCCTTTTGCCTTGTTCGCAGCCTTCCCTGGTTGGTTACACTCCTTGCCTAAATCAGGTGGTTGGATGAACACCGTGAAAGTGGTATTGGGATTTTTAGAATTGGCATTAGCATTCAAATTCCTTTCTAATGCTGATTTGGTATTACAATACCACTGGATAGAACGAGAAGTATTTATCGCTATTTGGATTGCAGTTTTTGGTGCCTTATCGCTCTACCTTTTTGGAAAAATACGTTTGCCTCACGACGATGCCACCGACCGTATTTCAGTAGGTCGCCTGCTATTAGGCTTACTAACTCTTAGTTTTACGGTTTATATGATTCCGGGGTTATGGGGGGCACCACTCAACCTTATCAATGCTTTTCCTCCTCCGCAACATTATAGCGAATCGCCTTACGGTGTAGGCTATACCGCTGACGGAGGTAGTACCAGTGTAGATGAAGGTGCTCTTCCTGAAGGAGCGCACTTGTTCAAACCTCACAATATCGTTACTTTTGATGATTATGAAAAAGGATTAGCTTATGCCAAACAAGTGAACAAACCCGTATTGTTAGACTTTACTGGCTGGTCTTGTGTAAACTGCCGTAAAATGGAACAAAATGTATGGCCTAACCCCCAAGTGCTCGATGCTCTTAGAAATGAGGTGGTATTAATTTCGTTGTACGTAGACGATAAACGTCCGCTACCCGAAAGCGAAGTGAGACCTTCACAGATTAGAGAAGGCAAGATGATAAAAACCATTGGACAAAAATGGAGTGAGTTTCAAACCCTCCATTACAAAGCCAATACACAACCCTTTTACGTGCTGATGAATCTCCAAGGAGAGAACTTAGTAGACCCGATAGGATATACCCTTGATACCGATGACCCCGATGAGTTTTACCAATGGATAAAACAAGGAGTTTCTGCTTTTGGCAAATAA
- a CDS encoding RsmB/NOP family class I SAM-dependent RNA methyltransferase — MKLHRNLVDAVIEGLTFIFNEGQYADKVVEKQLKKDKRWGARDRAFIAETIYDIVRWKRLYAEIAEVYEPFTVHNLRRMFAVWATLKSIALPDWGNYFEDTPARRIKGKFDELSKVRKLRESVPDWLDTLGAQELGETLWTDELHALNSLAPVVLRVNTLKTSLEHLQQFLRQEGVETYPLRDYPDALQLVERSNIFKTQAFADGLFEVQDASSQKVAPFMQIDDKVKRVIDTCAGAGGKTLHLATLMQNKGQIIAMDIYEQKLQELKRRARRNGVFNIETKLIEPKQLKRMHGTFDRVLIDAPCSGLGVLRRNPDAKWKLQPEFLDEIRTTQQEILQQYSKLLKKGGKLVYATCSILPSENHQQVQTFLASEVGKEYRLEAEEVIFAHQSGYDGFYMARLIND, encoded by the coding sequence ATGAAATTACACAGAAACTTAGTAGATGCCGTAATAGAGGGACTTACCTTTATTTTTAACGAAGGGCAATACGCCGATAAGGTAGTAGAAAAACAACTGAAAAAAGACAAGCGTTGGGGCGCCCGCGATAGGGCTTTTATTGCCGAAACCATTTACGACATTGTCCGTTGGAAACGGCTTTATGCCGAGATTGCCGAAGTGTACGAACCCTTTACAGTGCACAACCTACGCCGTATGTTTGCCGTGTGGGCGACTCTCAAAAGTATAGCTTTGCCCGATTGGGGAAACTATTTTGAAGATACTCCTGCACGTCGTATTAAAGGCAAGTTCGACGAACTCTCTAAGGTGAGAAAACTACGTGAATCTGTACCCGACTGGTTAGATACTTTGGGAGCACAAGAATTAGGAGAAACGTTGTGGACAGATGAATTGCACGCCCTTAACAGTTTAGCTCCCGTAGTATTGCGAGTGAATACCCTTAAAACTTCTTTGGAACACTTGCAACAGTTTTTGCGACAAGAAGGAGTAGAAACTTATCCTTTGCGCGATTACCCCGATGCTTTGCAGTTAGTAGAACGCAGCAATATCTTTAAAACCCAAGCTTTTGCCGATGGACTGTTTGAGGTACAAGATGCTTCCTCTCAAAAAGTAGCACCCTTTATGCAGATAGACGACAAGGTGAAACGTGTAATCGACACTTGTGCTGGAGCAGGAGGTAAAACCTTACACCTCGCTACCCTAATGCAAAACAAAGGTCAGATTATAGCGATGGATATCTACGAGCAGAAATTGCAAGAGCTCAAACGCAGGGCACGCCGTAACGGGGTTTTTAACATAGAAACTAAACTCATAGAACCCAAACAGCTCAAACGTATGCACGGCACATTCGACCGCGTACTCATTGATGCCCCTTGTAGCGGACTCGGCGTACTGCGCCGTAACCCAGATGCAAAATGGAAATTGCAACCTGAATTCTTGGACGAAATACGCACTACTCAACAAGAAATTTTACAACAGTACAGTAAATTGCTAAAAAAAGGAGGCAAACTTGTCTATGCTACTTGTTCTATATTACCTTCTGAGAATCATCAACAAGTACAGACGTTTTTAGCTTCGGAAGTAGGAAAAGAGTATCGCTTAGAAGCTGAGGAAGTGATTTTTGCCCATCAATCGGGGTATGATGGTTTCTATATGGCAAGACTTATTAATGATTAA
- a CDS encoding OmpP1/FadL family transporter, with translation MKKINHILLLGAFLFVANVQAQNYTDALRYSTEELTGTARFKAMSGAFGALGGDPSAINVNPAASSIFSSSEISFSLNNNNQKREITFLNRNTKMTNNDFNLNQFGVVFLLPDASATFKKVSFGFNYQLAKTFDNDKFSYSAYNNKGLDNYFLYYATKGNNGNPFSYGTFSGGPDRITGTEGNQRDVGEFYAKLGKTEGYAAQMAYLGMMAQLITPTATSTTNIAYNPSGDNRERLQTYRIDRSGYVNKYNFNFASQLGDFIGLGLNLNVHNINEKALYSAKDDNFQGTNPFLRYANHKQYINTTGDGFSLQLGAIIKITDDLRLGMSYQSPTWYRMKEEYRQVLYGTVGVATRTFDSDVELINRYGDEIWYEREYKFRTPSAWTGSLAYIIKKRAILSVDYTYRAYNNLKFRSSNMEGENNIIQNDLGDTSTLRVGGEFRIPFKMFKNEPASTNYISLRGGYRYEQSPYRKKVATVGDLTGYSFGAGVTLGGIRLDASYDIAKQTNLYQMYETILTDNAQIKSTYGNFLFTFTAQLF, from the coding sequence ATGAAAAAAATCAATCATATATTACTTTTAGGAGCTTTTCTTTTCGTAGCTAATGTACAAGCACAGAATTATACTGATGCCTTGCGTTACTCAACAGAAGAGCTTACAGGAACAGCTCGTTTTAAAGCGATGAGTGGAGCTTTCGGAGCCTTGGGAGGCGACCCTTCTGCTATCAATGTCAATCCTGCGGCGAGTTCTATATTTAGCAGTTCTGAAATCTCATTTTCTTTAAATAACAACAATCAGAAAAGAGAGATTACTTTTTTAAATAGAAATACTAAAATGACTAATAATGACTTCAATCTGAATCAGTTTGGAGTTGTGTTTCTCTTACCAGATGCTTCTGCTACTTTTAAGAAAGTGAGTTTTGGATTTAATTATCAATTAGCAAAAACATTTGATAATGATAAGTTTTCATATTCTGCTTACAATAACAAAGGATTAGATAATTATTTTTTGTACTATGCTACAAAAGGTAATAACGGAAATCCATTTAGTTATGGCACTTTTTCAGGAGGTCCTGATCGTATAACAGGGACAGAAGGTAACCAACGAGATGTGGGCGAATTTTATGCTAAATTAGGAAAAACAGAAGGGTATGCTGCACAAATGGCTTATTTAGGAATGATGGCTCAACTTATCACTCCTACTGCTACTTCTACGACTAACATTGCTTATAATCCTAGTGGAGATAATAGAGAACGGTTACAAACTTATAGAATAGATCGTTCAGGTTATGTGAATAAATATAACTTTAATTTTGCTTCACAGTTGGGAGACTTTATAGGCTTAGGATTAAACTTGAATGTTCATAACATCAATGAAAAAGCTCTTTATAGTGCAAAAGATGATAATTTTCAAGGCACTAATCCTTTTTTGCGATATGCTAACCATAAGCAATATATCAATACCACAGGAGATGGTTTTTCTTTGCAGTTAGGAGCTATTATAAAAATAACAGATGACTTGCGTTTAGGTATGAGCTATCAATCGCCTACGTGGTATAGAATGAAAGAAGAGTACAGACAAGTGTTGTATGGTACTGTAGGTGTTGCTACTAGAACTTTTGATTCAGACGTTGAGCTTATCAATCGTTATGGAGATGAAATTTGGTATGAACGTGAATATAAATTCCGTACTCCGAGTGCGTGGACAGGTAGTTTAGCTTATATTATCAAGAAAAGAGCCATACTAAGTGTAGATTATACTTATAGAGCTTATAACAATCTAAAGTTTAGAAGTAGTAATATGGAAGGTGAGAATAATATTATCCAAAATGATTTGGGTGATACTTCTACCTTACGCGTAGGAGGTGAATTCCGTATTCCTTTCAAAATGTTTAAGAATGAACCAGCAAGTACTAACTATATAAGCCTTCGTGGAGGTTATCGTTACGAGCAAAGTCCATATCGCAAAAAGGTGGCTACAGTAGGCGACCTCACCGGCTATTCGTTTGGAGCAGGGGTTACTTTAGGAGGTATCCGCTTAGATGCGTCTTATGACATCGCTAAACAAACAAACCTATACCAAATGTACGAAACAATACTTACCGATAATGCTCAAATAAAATCAACTTATGGTAACTTCTTGTTTACCTTTACTGCACAATTATTTTAG
- a CDS encoding DUF4286 family protein produces MYVYNLTVVISDEVFTQWQEWLQNVYLPTINTNKAIERVRVFKVLDVPEKHYAIHHETTSPAQLLHFIEHTIPKLLQQSAETFGEKVLFWGTQLKEVKSEE; encoded by the coding sequence ATGTATGTATATAATTTAACAGTGGTGATAAGCGATGAGGTATTCACCCAGTGGCAAGAATGGCTACAAAACGTTTATTTACCTACTATAAACACTAATAAAGCCATAGAGAGAGTACGAGTGTTTAAAGTATTGGACGTACCTGAAAAACACTATGCCATTCATCACGAAACTACTTCACCCGCACAGTTATTGCATTTCATTGAGCACACTATTCCTAAACTCCTACAACAGTCTGCTGAAACTTTTGGCGAAAAGGTTCTCTTCTGGGGTACCCAACTAAAAGAAGTAAAAAGTGAAGAGTGA
- a CDS encoding MFS transporter: MYQENKPQYRILLLIALAHGLNDLIQGVIPSIYPALQSKYALTMTQVGVITLCYQLSASILQPLVGNYTDKHPKPYSQVLGMAFTTMGIVSLSLSSNYTAILCSVVFIGVGSSVFHPESSRVAFLASGGRRSFAQAIFQLGGNFGTALAPLLVILLLFSKKIIDGRVVEESHQGNLIWFAGFSIFAMLILLLIGKWRSILLKLLKKKAKKPVVLPNLTRAQIRNSMIILMLLVFSKNFYTAAINNYFQFYTIKKFGFSNAEAQVYLFYFLGAVAAGSLVGGFLGDKVGRKFIIWFSILGAAPFALWLPYADATTTAVLIVLIGFIISSAFASILVYSQELLPQKIGMISGFFYGFAFGMGGLASAVLGKLIDITSIDFVYKLCSFLPLMGLIAYFLPNLSSVSLSQKQTRTTP, from the coding sequence ATGTATCAAGAAAACAAACCACAATATCGCATTTTACTGCTTATCGCCTTAGCACACGGACTCAATGACCTCATTCAAGGGGTCATTCCGTCTATTTATCCTGCTCTGCAAAGCAAATATGCTCTCACAATGACGCAAGTAGGGGTTATTACACTCTGTTACCAACTATCAGCCTCTATATTGCAACCCTTAGTAGGCAATTATACCGATAAGCACCCTAAGCCCTACTCACAAGTATTAGGAATGGCATTTACTACTATGGGAATCGTGAGTTTATCGCTTTCGAGTAACTATACAGCTATACTGTGCTCGGTGGTATTCATAGGGGTAGGTTCATCGGTATTCCACCCCGAATCGTCCAGAGTAGCATTTTTAGCCTCAGGAGGCAGACGCTCGTTCGCACAAGCTATCTTCCAGTTGGGTGGTAACTTTGGGACAGCCTTAGCCCCTCTATTGGTGATATTACTATTGTTCAGCAAAAAAATAATCGACGGACGAGTTGTAGAAGAAAGTCATCAAGGCAATTTAATATGGTTTGCAGGGTTCTCTATCTTTGCAATGCTCATACTGCTCCTCATAGGCAAATGGCGTAGCATTCTGCTTAAATTGCTCAAAAAGAAAGCTAAAAAACCTGTAGTGTTGCCCAATCTCACCCGTGCACAAATACGCAACTCTATGATTATATTGATGTTGTTAGTATTCTCCAAGAACTTCTATACAGCAGCTATCAACAATTATTTTCAGTTTTATACTATTAAAAAATTCGGATTTAGTAATGCTGAGGCACAAGTATACCTATTTTACTTTTTAGGAGCGGTAGCTGCGGGCTCACTTGTTGGAGGGTTTTTAGGTGATAAAGTAGGAAGAAAATTTATTATTTGGTTTTCAATCTTAGGGGCTGCCCCCTTTGCGCTTTGGTTGCCTTACGCCGATGCTACCACTACGGCAGTACTCATCGTGCTGATAGGGTTTATCATCTCATCGGCTTTTGCCTCTATTTTAGTCTATTCACAAGAGCTTTTGCCCCAGAAAATAGGAATGATTTCAGGCTTTTTCTACGGTTTTGCTTTTGGTATGGGCGGATTGGCTTCGGCAGTATTAGGCAAATTGATAGACATAACCAGTATTGACTTCGTTTATAAACTATGTTCTTTCTTGCCTTTGATGGGGCTTATTGCATACTTTTTGCCAAACTTATCTTCTGTATCTCTTTCTCAAAAACAGACACGAACAACCCCATAA
- a CDS encoding MlaE family ABC transporter permease: protein MKHIAAVGGYFIMLYDVFRKRTRWSIMKDLILREIDDLIFGSIGIVTFISFFVGGVVAVQTALNIDNPFIPKYLIGFATRQSIVLEFAPTFTAIILAGKIGSFITSSIGTMRVTEQIDALDIMGVNSVNYLVFPKIVALMLMPFLIALGMYLGVLGGWASAVMSGYTTSAEFVQGVQYDFKPYSMIYAFTKTVVFAFFLATIPSYHGYYMKGGALDVGKASTVSFVWTSIVIILSNSVLTQLFYA from the coding sequence ATGAAACACATTGCAGCCGTAGGAGGCTATTTTATAATGCTTTATGATGTTTTTCGTAAACGTACCCGCTGGTCGATAATGAAAGACCTTATCTTGCGTGAGATAGACGATTTAATATTTGGGTCAATAGGTATCGTAACTTTTATCTCTTTCTTTGTGGGAGGGGTAGTAGCAGTACAAACAGCCCTAAATATCGATAACCCTTTTATTCCTAAATATCTCATAGGTTTCGCCACTCGCCAATCTATTGTATTGGAGTTTGCCCCCACCTTTACAGCTATCATCTTGGCAGGAAAAATAGGGTCGTTTATCACTTCCAGTATAGGTACGATGCGCGTAACCGAACAGATTGACGCTCTTGATATTATGGGAGTAAACTCAGTGAATTATTTAGTATTCCCAAAAATAGTAGCCCTAATGTTAATGCCTTTTCTCATCGCCTTAGGTATGTACTTAGGAGTATTAGGAGGCTGGGCTTCAGCGGTGATGAGTGGTTATACCACCTCTGCCGAATTTGTGCAGGGAGTACAATACGACTTCAAACCTTACAGTATGATATACGCTTTCACCAAAACGGTAGTATTTGCCTTCTTCTTGGCTACTATCCCGTCCTATCACGGCTATTATATGAAAGGGGGTGCACTGGACGTTGGGAAAGCGAGTACCGTTTCGTTTGTATGGACAAGTATAGTGATTATCCTTTCTAACTCGGTACTCACACAGTTGTTCTACGCTTAA
- the purH gene encoding bifunctional phosphoribosylaminoimidazolecarboxamide formyltransferase/IMP cyclohydrolase, with protein sequence MSTAKQAKSALISVFDKTGLEPIIHRMKTLGITIYSTGGTEDFIKKLGVEVVPVESITDYPPIFGGRVKTLHPKIFGGILNRQDNAQDTEEMKQYAIPQIDIVIVDLYPFEKTVTSGASEQEIIEKIDIGGISLIRAAAKNYKDVLCVASVNQYADLLYILNEQHGSSTLEERHSFATKAFRVSSHYDTAIFNYFNQTEEIPTLAISECDGQVLRYGENPHQKGEFYGNFDALFDKLHGKELSYNNLLDVDAAVNLMAEFVGDDPTFAILKHNNACGVATRKTIHEAYKDALAGDPVSAFGGILISNTKIDSATAETIHSLFFEVIIAPSYSDEALKILEQKKNRIILVQKKAKMPTTSVRSCLNGYLVQEKDLKTDNIEDVQYVTAVKPSTEVLEDLFFASKICKNTKSNTIVLAKNKQLIASGTGQTSRVDALKQAIEKAKEFQFDLNDAVMASDAFFPFPDCVEIAHDEGIRSVIQPGGSIKDQASIDYCDAHQMGMVFTGIRHFKH encoded by the coding sequence ATGAGCACTGCAAAACAAGCTAAATCTGCCTTAATATCTGTTTTCGACAAAACAGGATTAGAGCCTATCATTCACAGAATGAAAACCTTAGGAATTACTATTTACTCCACAGGAGGTACCGAAGATTTTATCAAAAAATTAGGTGTAGAGGTAGTTCCCGTCGAATCTATTACCGATTATCCCCCTATTTTCGGCGGACGTGTCAAGACGCTCCACCCTAAAATCTTCGGAGGTATTCTCAACCGTCAGGATAATGCACAAGATACTGAAGAAATGAAGCAATACGCTATCCCTCAAATCGATATAGTGATTGTAGACTTATATCCTTTCGAAAAAACAGTAACCAGCGGAGCTAGCGAGCAAGAGATTATTGAAAAGATAGATATAGGAGGTATTTCGCTTATTCGTGCAGCTGCCAAAAACTATAAAGATGTACTTTGTGTGGCATCGGTAAACCAATATGCTGACCTTTTGTACATCTTAAACGAACAGCACGGTAGCTCTACTTTGGAAGAGCGCCACTCCTTTGCTACTAAGGCTTTCCGAGTATCCTCACACTACGATACCGCTATCTTCAACTATTTTAATCAAACAGAAGAAATTCCTACCTTAGCAATTAGCGAGTGCGACGGACAAGTACTACGCTACGGCGAAAACCCTCATCAAAAAGGAGAATTTTACGGTAATTTCGATGCCCTTTTCGATAAACTACACGGCAAAGAGCTCTCTTATAACAATTTGTTAGATGTAGATGCCGCCGTAAACTTAATGGCTGAATTTGTAGGTGACGACCCTACTTTTGCCATACTGAAACACAACAATGCTTGTGGGGTAGCAACTCGCAAAACTATCCACGAAGCATATAAAGATGCTCTTGCAGGCGACCCCGTATCGGCTTTTGGTGGCATTCTCATCTCTAATACTAAGATAGATTCAGCTACTGCCGAAACCATTCACTCGCTGTTCTTTGAGGTAATCATTGCACCTTCTTACAGCGATGAAGCCTTAAAAATACTCGAACAGAAGAAAAATCGTATTATTTTAGTACAGAAGAAAGCCAAAATGCCTACAACAAGTGTGCGCTCGTGTCTCAACGGCTATTTGGTACAAGAAAAAGACCTAAAAACCGATAACATAGAAGATGTACAATACGTAACCGCTGTAAAACCCTCAACTGAAGTGCTCGAAGACCTCTTTTTTGCCTCTAAAATATGTAAGAATACCAAATCGAATACCATTGTATTGGCGAAGAATAAACAGCTCATTGCAAGTGGTACAGGACAAACCAGTCGTGTAGATGCTCTTAAACAAGCTATTGAAAAGGCTAAAGAATTTCAGTTTGACCTCAACGATGCAGTAATGGCAAGCGATGCTTTCTTCCCCTTCCCCGATTGTGTGGAAATCGCTCACGACGAAGGTATCCGTTCGGTGATACAACCTGGGGGTTCTATCAAAGACCAAGCCAGCATCGATTATTGCGATGCGCACCAAATGGGAATGGTATTCACAGGAATACGACATTTTAAACACTAA